In Candidatus Syntrophosphaera sp., the genomic window GATCAAGGGCGTCCTGCGCGAAGAGGGAATTCCCGTCACCAATGTGGTGCCGAACACCAAACGGCCGGTGTTTGTGGAAGTTCCCCTGGATAAATTCCCGGATGGAGAGAAATGATGGATAAGATCTACGACGTGGTGGTGATCGGAGCCGGCTCGCTCGGTCTTCCTGCTGCGCTGGAGCTTGCCCGGCGCAAGCTGAGGGTGCTGGTGGTCGAGTGTGAGAACGCTCCCGGCCAGCAAAACAACAAGAAGGCCATCGGCGGGGTGCGCGCCACCCACAGCGACTTTGGCAAGATCAGCGTTTGCCAGCGCTCAATCGAGATCATGCGCGATTGGGAAAAGGCCTGGGGCGACGACATCGGCTGGATGAGCAACGGTTACAG contains:
- a CDS encoding FAD-binding oxidoreductase, whose translation is MDKIYDVVVIGAGSLGLPAALELARRKLRVLVVECENAPGQQNNKKAIGGVRATHSDFGKISVCQRSIEIMRDWEKAWGDDIGWMSNGY